The stretch of DNA GCCGTCGCTGTTCGAGGACGTCTTCGCCCGCGCCCGGTCGGAGGGGCTGCACGTGGTCGCCCACGCGGGCGAGGAGGGGCCGCCGGAGTACATCTGGCAGGCACTCGATCTCCTCGGCGCCGAGCGCATCGACCACGGGGTGCGGGCGCTCGAGGACCCGGCGCTCGTGGCGCGCCTGGTCGACGAGGAGGTGCCGCTGACCGTGTGCCCGCTGTCGAACGTGCGGCTGCGCGTCGTCGACTCGCTGTCCGAGCACCCACTGCGAACCATGCTGGAGGCCGGTCTGCTCGTCACCGTCAATTCCGACGACCCCGCCTACTTCGGCGGGTACGTCGACGACAACTTCGCGCAACTGCGGGACCAGCTCGGCCTCACCGACGCCGAGCGGGACACCCTGGCCCGCAACTCGATCACGGCGTCGTTCGCGAGCGACGCCCGCAAGGCGCAACTGCTCCGCGGCTGACGGCGCCGGTCGTCAGTCGGTCAGGCCCGTGTCGCCGAGGCTCGCGACGACGGCCAGGACGTCGCGGTCGCGGCCGTACGGCCCCACCAGGCACAGGCCCACGGGACTCCCGTCGTCGGTGCGCAACGGCACGGTCGCGTTGGGCAGCCCGGAGATGCTAGCGAGGCACGTGAGCATTCCGGTGGTGCGCATCGTGTTCCGGAACCGCCCGCCGCTGGTGTCGCCCTTCCGCTCGGGGGCGACGGACGACGTCGCGGGCAACAGGAGCAGGCTGTCACCCACATACGCGGTGATCGTCTGCGACGCCTCGGCGAGCATGGTCAGTTTCCGCCCGTACGTCGTTTCCCAGATGCGGCTCGCGTCGGCGAAATTGCGGCCGGGTTCGGTGCCGAGCGACGACATCGCCTGGCTCACCCAGTCGCCGTGCAGTCGCCACGCCTCGTAGCCCTGCACGTCGACGACGGCGTCGTACCAGTCGGGCAGCCGGCCGATGTCGGTGTCGGTCCACGTCAGCCGCGGCAGGGAACTCTTCTCCCATGCGGTGAGGGCGCGCCGCACCGCGCCGAGCGCCCCGGCCTCGGCGACGGCGTTGATGCCGTCCGAGGTGAGGGCGCCGCGGAACGGGGTCTCCGCGGTGAGGGGAAGGAGGGCGCCGGACACCGCGACGAGGGTGTCGAGGTCGCTGCACACCCACGCGGGGGTGTCGAACGTGGGGGACAGCGGGAAGAGTCCGTCGGTGGCGACGGCGCCCCGGGACGGCGCGAAGCCGTACAGGCCCTGATATGACGCCGGGATGCGGACGGACCCGGTGGTGTCGACCCCCAGCCCGATGTCGGCGCCGCCCTGCGCGACGGCACTCGCGGCACCCGACGTCGCGCCGCCGGGCAGGCGGTCCTCGGCGCGGGGGTTGGGCGGCGTCCCGAACTGCTGATTGACCCCGGAATGCCCGTAACCGAGGTCGTCGGTCTGCGCCAGGCCGACGACGCGGGCGCCCTGACCGAGCAAGCGTGCCACTACCGCGGCGGTACCGGTCTCGACGGGCGCCTCGGCGAGCCTTCGCCCGCTGCCCGCGCCGATCTGCTGTCCCGCAACGGCATACAGGTCGGTCACCGCCAGTCGCAGGCCGGTGAGGGGACCGTCGCCGGTCGGGGCGACCAGCGGATCT from Rhodococcus opacus B4 encodes:
- a CDS encoding amidase family protein, with the translated sequence MAPSRSFDRRNFLRVAGASGAAAFGAAVLGACGERLHDPEVPPLPDGLSVPDGAAVSEFTPVDKATWRVQGDPLVAPTGDGPLTGLRLAVTDLYAVAGQQIGAGSGRRLAEAPVETGTAAVVARLLGQGARVVGLAQTDDLGYGHSGVNQQFGTPPNPRAEDRLPGGATSGAASAVAQGGADIGLGVDTTGSVRIPASYQGLYGFAPSRGAVATDGLFPLSPTFDTPAWVCSDLDTLVAVSGALLPLTAETPFRGALTSDGINAVAEAGALGAVRRALTAWEKSSLPRLTWTDTDIGRLPDWYDAVVDVQGYEAWRLHGDWVSQAMSSLGTEPGRNFADASRIWETTYGRKLTMLAEASQTITAYVGDSLLLLPATSSVAPERKGDTSGGRFRNTMRTTGMLTCLASISGLPNATVPLRTDDGSPVGLCLVGPYGRDRDVLAVVASLGDTGLTD